TATTGCTAACAAACAACCGGCGTGCTTACTACCAGCTAACTGTTTTGGTATTTTGTGGTATCTACCCTTGTACCAAGAACACGTTTACCGATGATAAAAACACCGTTCCTGACAGCTCTGATCGTCCTTCTGTTTTCAACGTTGAACGCAGCAGCCCAGCACCATGTCTCTGTTTCACAGGCGTTTGCCACACAGCCGCCGTACTGGACCTGGATGGAGCCGTACCGAGATCAGAATGTGGAGAAGTTTTATTCAAACGGTTTCTGGTGTGTTGACCAGAAAACCGATAACAACTCCTGGGGGATCTTCTACGGCACGATTGATGTATCCAGACCGTTTAAATTTTCTGTCAGTTTGATTACCGACAGGGTGGGCCAGCCTAGTGCCGGCGGTGGTATCACGATTTCCAGCGGTGAATGGATGTACTTTTTTAAGGTCGAGATGCAGAACAAGGCATACTGGATTGGCCGCTGGAAAAGCGCAGGCAACGTTTGGGAGACACTTTCAGAACAGGGTCCGGGCAACACCTCGCCCGCTGCTCCACCGCTACGCGGACTTGGACTTACAAATACCCTTAGCGTTGAGATTGCCAACCAAACCTGTACGTTCAGCGTTAACGGAACTCCGGTTTTTTCGAAGGCCGCTACGGGTGGTCTGGCGGATCTTACCATTTCGGTGGGTGGCGTAGGGATCCTGAACTCCGGTTCTACAAGAATCCGGTTTCAGTCGTATGAACTGGATTACTATCTCGGGGAGATACCACTGGTGCATGACGCATTCAAGGGTGCCACGAAAACGTATATGGAACAGCTTCAAGGACCAGGGGCACGCTATCCCGTGATTTCTCCCAATGGCAAGCAACTGTATTTTATTAAAAATGTTGAAGGCACTAATGATGACATCTGGGTTGCAAATGCGCTGACTGACTCTACGTGGTCAGATCCGGTTAACATTGGTGCCCCGCTGAACAATACTGACCCCAATAATGTGATTTCGGTTTCACAGGATGGCAATGAGCTGTTCCTATGGGGATTGTACAATGCCAACGGAACAAGCCGGGGCGGAGGATTTTCGACTGCACAGCGCTCAGCATCCGGCTGGTCGGTACCTGTAGAGGTCAGAAATCAGCATCAGCAAAATCGATCAAGTACACGGGAGGAATGTTTAACCGCCGACAGGAAGGTGATGATTGCCGCACGCCAGATTGACGGAATGAACCATGGCGGAAAAGATCTCTATGTAAGCTTCCTTCAGAGTAACGGTGAGTACGGTCCGCTGATCAACCTTGGAACAGCCATCAACTCACCCGGGAATGAGGGCGGACCCTACCTTGCCGCCGATGGCAGAACGTTGTACTACACGTCGTCGGCAACCGGATACGGTAACGATGATATTTTCGTTTCGAAACGGCTGGATGATACGTGGACAAACTGGTCGCCCCGCGTTAATCTTGGGCCATCGATTAACACCAATGCATGGGATTCGTATTTTACTATTCACCCAAATGGTAAATATGCGTACATGAATACGACGGATGGCTTTAAGGGTGGCATTTACAGGATTACACTTCCCCAGGATCCCATCTCCAGAACCTTGCTGCCCAACCCCGTTGTTATCGTCTCCGGCAAGGTGTACGATGCAAAAACTCGACAGCCCTTATCTGTGATGATTTCGTACGAGAACCTGCGGACGTCGCAGAAAATCGGTTCTGCCATCAGTAATCCCAGGAATGGCGAATACAGCATTGTGCTCACCGGTGGTACTTCGTACGGCATTTACGCCGAGCACAGCGGTTATTTCCCGATTTCAGAAAATCTACCCATCGAATCCGTGAACGCTTTTACCGAAATCAAGAAGGACCTGTACCTTGAGCCTATCGCTGTGGGGTCTGCCATCCGGCTAAATAACCTGTTTTTCGATACGGACAAATCGGACCTTCGGTCAGAAAGCACCACCGAATTGCAACGTCTGGTACAGCTGCTTAGCACCTATCCAACGATGGCAATCAGCATTGAAGGTCATACCGATGACCGTGGTTCTGAGGCCCATAATGATAAGCTGTCCGAAGCCCGGGCACGGGCTGTGTACACATGGTTGGTAAACCACAACGTTCCTGCATCGCGGCTTTCGGCACGGGGCTTTGGCAAACGTAAACCTGTTGAGAAAGCCACGTCCGACGAGGCACGTCAGATGAACCGGCGCGTAGAGTTTAGAATCGTTTCAATGTAGTTACCACATCAGACGGGTTGTGGTGCCACTGCGAATGAGCACCGGCCTACCCGTTGGGATAACTGCGGTGTTTCGAAACCACTGCAGTGCCCCGTCCACGCCGCCACTACCACGCGTGATGCAGCGCCCAAGCATATCGAATGCCTGCCACCCTGCGGCGTCGGCATTCATATCATTGTTTAGCATCGTTTGGTCAGGTACGGTTGAAGTATGCGGACAGGCAATGGTTGTCACGAAGGTATCTTCGATAGCCCGGACCAGAGTGGCATCGTGCAATTCATGTCCAAGCCCTTCCACGATGGTCGTTGACCTGAGTGCAGCCGGATGTCCGCCCTGTTCCAGCATTCGGGTTGTTGCACACACCCCATAGATAACCGGGTAGTTATCACCAACACCAAGTGGCATTCCCCACAACCCCCTGTTTTTCTCGCAGGGCACAACCAGGTCTCCGCGCTGTTGGTAGCTACACAATGGCGGGAAAATCGGTGCATCCAGCATGTAGGGGTGCATGATGGCACCGTAGCGGTTGATAATTCCCGAAATCCGGGGGAACGGCGCAAATAGACCGGTGTCATCGAACGGACCGTCAACACCTCCAAGTGCCGGACGCTCCCATTTCTCGAACAGATAATCA
This is a stretch of genomic DNA from Ignavibacteria bacterium. It encodes these proteins:
- a CDS encoding OmpA family protein; protein product: MIKTPFLTALIVLLFSTLNAAAQHHVSVSQAFATQPPYWTWMEPYRDQNVEKFYSNGFWCVDQKTDNNSWGIFYGTIDVSRPFKFSVSLITDRVGQPSAGGGITISSGEWMYFFKVEMQNKAYWIGRWKSAGNVWETLSEQGPGNTSPAAPPLRGLGLTNTLSVEIANQTCTFSVNGTPVFSKAATGGLADLTISVGGVGILNSGSTRIRFQSYELDYYLGEIPLVHDAFKGATKTYMEQLQGPGARYPVISPNGKQLYFIKNVEGTNDDIWVANALTDSTWSDPVNIGAPLNNTDPNNVISVSQDGNELFLWGLYNANGTSRGGGFSTAQRSASGWSVPVEVRNQHQQNRSSTREECLTADRKVMIAARQIDGMNHGGKDLYVSFLQSNGEYGPLINLGTAINSPGNEGGPYLAADGRTLYYTSSATGYGNDDIFVSKRLDDTWTNWSPRVNLGPSINTNAWDSYFTIHPNGKYAYMNTTDGFKGGIYRITLPQDPISRTLLPNPVVIVSGKVYDAKTRQPLSVMISYENLRTSQKIGSAISNPRNGEYSIVLTGGTSYGIYAEHSGYFPISENLPIESVNAFTEIKKDLYLEPIAVGSAIRLNNLFFDTDKSDLRSESTTELQRLVQLLSTYPTMAISIEGHTDDRGSEAHNDKLSEARARAVYTWLVNHNVPASRLSARGFGKRKPVEKATSDEARQMNRRVEFRIVSM
- a CDS encoding alpha/beta hydrolase, whose protein sequence is MIQRYQLIVALFITTVCGSALIRAQVSGPFDVVYRIAPDYKGAADTLHALWWKPDMQSQSPLPLIVWIHGGAFAAGAPQAMAAECERWAQRGYLAVSLQYRLGYHSPPLLSMPYAFDPAEIVRACWRGMQDIRAGVRAAVQGSLFPVPVDTSCVILAGESAGAILAIQAVIADVHDSIPKEVDSIGIVDYLFEKWERPALGGVDGPFDDTGLFAPFPRISGIINRYGAIMHPYMLDAPIFPPLCSYQQRGDLVVPCEKNRGLWGMPLGVGDNYPVIYGVCATTRMLEQGGHPAALRSTTIVEGLGHELHDATLVRAIEDTFVTTIACPHTSTVPDQTMLNNDMNADAAGWQAFDMLGRCITRGSGGVDGALQWFRNTAVIPTGRPVLIRSGTTTRLMW